A genomic window from Micromonospora ferruginea includes:
- a CDS encoding glycosyltransferase: MIEVLMVMGTVPGRVAVLTDALAQFRALGVTVRVATTFDPAERVPAATELAELHLLPTAKELGPRFGRMVKRANPARRPWLRAQRDPWVRRHARRADVLVALDAQALHTVWQLAQRHRRADAVYGIAPALRAVEKRSADPARYRRPRLNTVGHAPAVLASATRNQTVDLAKRMFELSTGKRAMKLGPVRWFWQGAVTAPGLPERHRGKIARRVTGTMLKSGHGASAKRVALAAQGRLKSPTTRGALLGPIVDAELSQGRVPEHLMTVVRGQLKLADGFLKKRNPGKAAPHVLRAFNLLFHRIVQFDGTSSPLAADPEKFLAPLHNSEAGRAMATPRGREHPATFPPADRPHRMLFFTGLNDNFLGPILERYEAMPGVEVRRLNLMEESILPVLSNGRTNVTLHMLAGASKRAGEVREAWGPHLEWADTVFVDWCNLGAAMLTMIDPGTTRVVVRLHSFEAFSWWPHVTDWSRVDDVVFVSEHLRDLAQAAVPRLRAPQGPRTHMIFNAMDLHRYVAPKVSADSRFTLGLVGLSSLAKDPRWALDVLRELRRRDDRYRLKLIGDPLNPELSPAIAAYVRELDAELAELEAAGAVIRAGRTDDVPGALTDVGVILSTSLRESFHCALVEGAASGAVPVVRDWPFFAGRPHSARTLFPSDWVVGTPEEAAERILALTASEEVWREAGRAASSHVLSTWDWSVTQKDFDRLLLEPPAGTD; the protein is encoded by the coding sequence ATGATCGAGGTCCTGATGGTGATGGGCACCGTCCCCGGGCGGGTGGCGGTCCTCACCGACGCGTTGGCGCAGTTCCGCGCCCTGGGCGTCACCGTGCGGGTGGCCACCACGTTCGACCCGGCGGAACGGGTCCCGGCGGCCACCGAGCTGGCCGAGCTGCACCTGCTGCCCACCGCCAAGGAGCTGGGCCCGCGCTTCGGCCGGATGGTCAAGCGGGCCAACCCGGCCCGGCGGCCCTGGCTGCGCGCCCAGCGCGACCCGTGGGTCCGCCGGCACGCCCGGCGCGCCGACGTCCTGGTCGCGCTGGACGCGCAGGCGTTGCACACGGTCTGGCAGTTGGCCCAGCGGCACCGGCGCGCGGACGCGGTCTACGGCATCGCCCCGGCGCTGCGCGCGGTGGAGAAGCGGTCGGCCGACCCGGCGCGCTACCGCCGTCCCCGGCTGAACACCGTCGGCCACGCCCCGGCGGTGCTGGCGAGCGCCACCCGCAACCAGACCGTCGACCTGGCCAAGCGGATGTTCGAGCTGAGCACCGGCAAGCGGGCCATGAAGCTCGGCCCGGTGCGCTGGTTCTGGCAGGGGGCCGTCACCGCGCCCGGCCTGCCGGAACGGCACCGGGGCAAGATCGCCCGGCGGGTCACCGGCACGATGCTCAAGTCCGGCCACGGCGCGAGCGCGAAGCGGGTGGCGCTGGCCGCGCAGGGCCGGCTGAAGAGCCCGACGACCAGAGGTGCCCTCCTCGGCCCGATCGTCGACGCGGAACTGAGCCAGGGCCGGGTGCCCGAGCACCTGATGACCGTGGTGCGGGGTCAGCTCAAGCTCGCCGACGGCTTCCTCAAGAAGCGCAACCCGGGCAAGGCCGCGCCGCACGTGCTGCGCGCCTTCAACCTGCTGTTCCACCGGATCGTGCAGTTCGACGGCACCAGCTCGCCGCTGGCCGCGGACCCGGAGAAGTTCCTCGCCCCGCTGCACAACAGCGAGGCCGGCCGGGCGATGGCCACGCCGCGCGGCCGGGAGCACCCGGCGACGTTCCCGCCGGCCGACCGGCCACACCGGATGCTCTTCTTCACCGGGTTGAACGACAACTTCCTCGGGCCGATCCTCGAACGCTACGAGGCGATGCCCGGGGTCGAGGTCCGCCGGCTGAACCTGATGGAGGAGTCGATCCTCCCGGTGCTCAGCAACGGCCGCACCAACGTGACCCTCCACATGCTCGCCGGCGCCTCCAAGCGGGCCGGGGAGGTCCGGGAGGCGTGGGGCCCGCACCTCGAGTGGGCCGACACGGTCTTCGTGGACTGGTGCAACCTGGGCGCGGCGATGCTGACGATGATCGACCCGGGCACCACCCGGGTGGTCGTCCGCCTGCACAGCTTCGAGGCGTTCAGCTGGTGGCCGCACGTGACCGACTGGTCCCGGGTGGACGACGTGGTCTTCGTCTCCGAGCACCTCCGCGACCTGGCGCAGGCGGCGGTGCCGCGGCTGCGCGCCCCGCAGGGGCCCCGGACGCACATGATCTTCAACGCCATGGACCTGCACCGGTACGTGGCGCCGAAGGTCTCCGCGGACAGCCGGTTCACCCTCGGGCTGGTCGGGTTGAGTTCGCTGGCCAAGGACCCGCGCTGGGCCCTGGACGTGTTGCGGGAGCTGCGCCGGCGGGACGACCGCTACCGCCTCAAGCTGATCGGCGACCCGCTCAACCCGGAGCTGAGCCCGGCGATCGCCGCGTACGTGCGGGAGCTGGACGCCGAGCTGGCCGAGCTGGAGGCGGCCGGCGCGGTGATCCGGGCCGGACGCACCGACGACGTGCCCGGCGCGCTCACCGACGTCGGCGTCATCCTCAGCACCTCGCTGCGGGAGAGCTTCCACTGCGCGCTCGTCGAGGGCGCGGCCAGCGGCGCCGTGCCGGTGGTCCGCGACTGGCCGTTCTTCGCCGGTCGCCCGCACAGCGCCCGGACCCTCTTCCCGAGCGACTGGGTGGTGGGCACCCCGGAGGAGGCCGCCGAGCGGATCCTGGCGCTCACCGCGTCGGAGGAGGTCTGGCGCGAGGCGGGCCGGGCGGCCTCGTCGCACGTGCTGAGCACCTGGGACTGGTCGGTCACGCAGAAGGACTTCGACCGGCTGCTGCTGGAGCCGCCGGCCGGCACGGACTGA
- a CDS encoding glycosyltransferase family 39 protein — MDAVTTEEPSRPVSEAPDAPDEPRHTPAGRLRHAARHALPALALYAVIRLVGLLTVWIWAGNVGADPVEQLTRADGTWYLAIARHGYDAYEKTQSNMAFFPLYPGLTAGLERLTPLSPRESALLVAWVAGLAAAWGLFAIGAHLHDRRTGVLLAALWAAVPHGVVESMGYSESLFTALAAWTLYALLRHRWLAAGVLCLFAGLTRPTASSLIPVVGLAALLAVLRRRDGWRPYAALLLAPAGWLAYLAWVGWRTGRPDGWFHIQSAGWGTTFDFGVYTVDRGQQALVQVAALPLLVVTVVALVSLMFFVLSVLDRQPWQLLLYSGLLLVTTLGAAGYYHSKARFLLPAFPLLLPAAVGLARAGRARAATVLVTLVIFSAYFGGYLLLIWTKSP; from the coding sequence ATGGATGCGGTGACGACCGAGGAACCGAGCCGGCCGGTGTCGGAGGCGCCCGACGCGCCCGACGAGCCGCGGCACACGCCCGCCGGGCGGCTGCGCCACGCCGCCCGGCACGCACTGCCCGCGCTGGCGCTTTACGCCGTGATCCGTCTGGTCGGGCTGCTGACCGTGTGGATCTGGGCCGGCAACGTGGGCGCCGACCCGGTCGAGCAGCTCACCCGGGCCGACGGCACCTGGTACCTCGCCATCGCCCGGCACGGGTACGACGCGTACGAGAAGACGCAGAGCAACATGGCGTTCTTCCCGCTCTACCCGGGGCTGACCGCCGGCCTGGAGCGGCTCACCCCGCTCAGCCCGCGCGAGTCGGCGCTGCTGGTGGCGTGGGTGGCCGGGCTGGCCGCCGCGTGGGGGCTGTTCGCGATCGGCGCGCACCTGCACGACCGGCGCACCGGTGTGCTGCTCGCCGCGCTCTGGGCGGCCGTGCCGCACGGCGTGGTGGAGTCGATGGGCTACAGCGAGAGCCTGTTCACCGCGCTCGCCGCCTGGACGCTGTACGCGCTGCTGCGCCACCGCTGGCTGGCCGCCGGGGTGCTCTGCCTGTTCGCCGGCCTGACCCGGCCGACCGCCTCGTCGCTGATCCCGGTGGTCGGGCTGGCCGCGCTGCTCGCGGTGCTCCGGCGGCGGGACGGCTGGCGGCCGTACGCGGCGCTGCTGCTCGCGCCGGCCGGATGGTTGGCGTACCTGGCCTGGGTGGGCTGGCGGACCGGACGGCCGGACGGCTGGTTCCACATCCAGTCGGCCGGCTGGGGCACCACGTTCGACTTCGGCGTCTACACGGTCGACCGGGGGCAGCAGGCGCTGGTGCAGGTGGCCGCGCTGCCGCTGCTGGTGGTCACCGTGGTGGCGCTGGTGTCGCTGATGTTCTTCGTGCTGAGCGTGCTCGACCGGCAGCCCTGGCAACTGCTGCTCTACAGCGGCCTGCTGCTGGTGACGACGCTCGGCGCGGCCGGCTACTACCACTCCAAGGCGCGGTTCCTGCTGCCGGCGTTCCCGCTGCTGCTGCCGGCGGCCGTGGGCCTGGCCCGGGCCGGTCGGGCCCGGGCCGCCACGGTGCTGGTGACGCTGGTGATCTTCTCCGCCTACTTCGGCGGCTACCTGCTGCTGATCTGGACGAAGTCGCCCTGA
- a CDS encoding glycosyltransferase family 2 protein, with translation MSGPDVTVVVAVYNTMPYLTACLDSLVGQTIGRDRLEVVAVDDGSTDGSGAELDRYAERYPGTVRVLRQANSGGPAAPSNLALDHARGRYVFFIGSDDHLGPEALERLVDAADRWDSDVVLGRMVGTNKRYVHQAVYATTQERLDLFDSALPWSLSNTKLFRRDLVERYGLRFRTDMPMGSDQPFTLEACVRAKKVSVLGDYDYYFAVKRDNAQNITYASRFEERLRCAEELVGFVAGLIEPGRRRDAVLVRHFTWEVAKLLRTEFLALSPDVQRHVHDRVRKLAEAYLTEGVLARMPSEERLRLAVARDGGLDAVRELIEQQADRTLPEVTIADGRWYAHRVGFRDPAFGYPDDWYDVTDRAATLLAKLTATGLAWGRDGAGARALVITAQSRRAELAELSAEALRVSVGDLTGVTSVTPDGTGTVVRADFAVDRLLAVVAATGERRTVRAEVSTLGGAGTAPLRTDRPVAAPRRLARRGVRLHLVTPTTNHKGHVIVAITPVTPGRFLARLRRIWPSGGK, from the coding sequence GTGAGCGGGCCGGACGTGACCGTGGTGGTCGCCGTCTACAACACCATGCCCTACCTGACCGCCTGCCTGGACTCGCTGGTCGGGCAGACCATCGGCCGGGACCGGCTGGAGGTCGTCGCGGTCGACGACGGCTCCACCGACGGCAGCGGCGCGGAGCTGGACCGGTACGCCGAGCGCTACCCGGGCACGGTCCGGGTTCTGCGCCAGGCCAACTCCGGCGGTCCGGCCGCGCCGAGCAACCTGGCGTTGGACCACGCCCGGGGCCGCTACGTGTTCTTCATCGGCTCCGACGACCACCTCGGGCCGGAGGCGCTGGAACGGCTGGTCGACGCCGCCGACCGGTGGGACTCGGACGTGGTGCTCGGCCGGATGGTCGGCACCAACAAGCGCTACGTGCACCAGGCCGTCTACGCCACCACCCAGGAGCGGCTGGACCTGTTCGACAGCGCGCTGCCGTGGTCGCTGTCGAACACCAAGCTGTTCCGGCGGGACCTCGTCGAGCGGTACGGCCTGCGGTTCCGCACCGACATGCCGATGGGCAGCGACCAGCCGTTCACGCTGGAGGCGTGCGTGCGGGCGAAGAAGGTCTCGGTCCTCGGCGACTACGACTACTACTTCGCGGTCAAGCGGGACAACGCGCAGAACATCACCTACGCCAGCCGGTTCGAGGAGCGACTGCGCTGCGCCGAGGAGCTGGTCGGGTTCGTCGCCGGCCTGATCGAGCCGGGGCGCCGGCGGGACGCGGTGCTGGTCCGCCACTTCACCTGGGAGGTGGCGAAGCTGCTCCGCACGGAGTTCCTCGCCCTCTCGCCGGACGTGCAGCGGCACGTCCACGACCGGGTCCGCAAGCTCGCCGAGGCCTACCTGACCGAGGGCGTGCTGGCCCGGATGCCGTCCGAGGAGCGGCTGCGGCTGGCGGTGGCCCGCGACGGCGGGCTCGACGCGGTGCGGGAGCTGATCGAGCAGCAGGCGGACCGGACGCTGCCCGAGGTCACGATCGCCGACGGCCGCTGGTACGCGCACCGCGTCGGCTTCCGGGATCCCGCCTTCGGCTACCCGGACGACTGGTACGACGTCACCGACCGGGCCGCCACCCTGCTGGCCAAGCTGACCGCGACCGGGTTGGCCTGGGGGCGGGACGGCGCCGGCGCCCGCGCCCTGGTGATCACCGCGCAGAGCCGCCGGGCCGAGCTGGCCGAGCTGAGCGCCGAGGCGCTGCGGGTCAGCGTGGGCGACCTCACGGGTGTCACGTCGGTGACGCCGGACGGCACCGGTACCGTCGTAAGGGCGGACTTCGCGGTGGACCGGCTGCTGGCGGTCGTCGCGGCGACCGGTGAGCGGCGGACCGTGCGGGCCGAGGTGTCGACCCTGGGCGGGGCCGGCACCGCGCCACTGCGCACCGACCGTCCCGTCGCCGCACCCCGGCGGCTGGCCCGGCGCGGCGTCCGCCTGCACCTCGTCACGCCCACCACGAACCACAAGGGCCACGTGATCGTGGCGATCACGCCGGTGACCCCCGGTCGGTTCCTTGCCCGCCTGCGCCGAATCTGGCCTTCTGGAGGAAAGTAG
- a CDS encoding nucleotide sugar dehydrogenase, with the protein MNICVVALGKIGLPLAVQFASKGHRVFGADVSERVVQLVNEGVVPFPGEADLDVKMKEAVSAGLLTATTDTAAAVAESEAVVVVVPLFVDAEGVPDFGWMDDATRAIARGLKPGTLVSYETTLPVGTTRGRWAPMLQEGSGLTAGTDFHLVFSPERVLTGRVFADLRRYPKLVGGIDEASALSGVRFYEAVLDFDERADLDRSNGVWDLGSAEASELAKLAETTYRDVNIGLANQFARFADTVGVDVTKVIEACNTQPYSHIHSPGIAVGGHCIPIYPRMYLWNDPAATVVRSAREANAAMPEYAVDLLAAAYGDLTGVGVLVLGAAYRGGVKETAFSGVFPTVEALRRRGATPYVSDPMYTDEELVAHGLPAHAGEPIGAAVIQADHAEYRTLTPADLPGVTVLVDGRRVTDPARWTGVRRVVIGG; encoded by the coding sequence ATGAACATCTGCGTCGTCGCGCTCGGTAAGATCGGTCTGCCGCTCGCCGTGCAGTTCGCCTCGAAGGGGCACCGGGTGTTCGGTGCCGACGTCTCCGAGCGGGTCGTCCAGTTGGTCAACGAGGGTGTCGTGCCCTTCCCGGGCGAGGCCGACCTGGACGTCAAGATGAAGGAGGCGGTGTCCGCCGGGCTGCTGACGGCCACCACCGACACCGCCGCCGCGGTCGCCGAGTCGGAGGCGGTCGTGGTGGTCGTGCCGCTGTTCGTGGACGCCGAGGGCGTGCCGGACTTCGGCTGGATGGACGACGCCACCCGGGCGATCGCCCGTGGCCTGAAGCCGGGCACCCTGGTCAGCTACGAGACCACGCTGCCGGTCGGCACCACCCGCGGTCGCTGGGCGCCGATGCTTCAGGAGGGCTCCGGCCTGACCGCCGGCACCGACTTCCACCTGGTGTTCAGCCCGGAGCGGGTGCTCACCGGCCGGGTCTTCGCCGACCTGCGCCGCTACCCGAAGCTGGTCGGCGGCATCGACGAGGCCTCCGCGCTGAGCGGCGTGCGGTTCTACGAGGCGGTGCTCGACTTCGACGAGCGGGCCGACCTGGACCGCAGCAACGGCGTGTGGGACCTCGGCTCGGCCGAGGCGTCCGAGCTGGCCAAGCTCGCCGAGACGACCTACCGGGACGTGAACATCGGCCTGGCGAACCAGTTCGCCCGCTTCGCCGACACGGTCGGCGTCGACGTCACCAAGGTGATCGAGGCGTGCAACACCCAGCCGTACAGCCACATCCACTCGCCGGGCATCGCGGTCGGCGGGCACTGCATCCCGATCTACCCGCGGATGTACCTGTGGAACGACCCGGCCGCCACCGTGGTCCGCTCGGCGCGTGAGGCCAACGCCGCGATGCCGGAGTACGCGGTCGACCTGCTCGCCGCCGCGTACGGCGACCTGACCGGGGTGGGCGTGCTGGTGCTGGGTGCCGCCTACCGGGGCGGGGTGAAGGAGACCGCCTTCTCGGGTGTCTTCCCGACCGTGGAGGCGCTGCGCCGGCGGGGTGCCACGCCCTACGTCTCCGACCCGATGTACACCGACGAGGAACTGGTCGCGCACGGCCTGCCCGCCCACGCCGGCGAGCCGATCGGCGCCGCGGTGATCCAGGCCGACCACGCCGAGTACCGCACCCTCACGCCGGCCGACCTGCCGGGCGTGACCGTGCTGGTCGACGGCCGGCGGGTCACCGACCCGGCCCGCTGGACCGGCGTCCGCCGGGTGGTCATCGGCGGCTGA
- a CDS encoding glycosyltransferase family 4 protein, giving the protein MGSDGTTAAADTRGRVVMLVDNGVIGDSRVQKAARSAADAGWDVVLLGRAPVGQPQSWRLGAAEVRLIPMSEPLSRRRHEFRRAWLRRPLAYPPSGIAAHRTQTVRAWRADLAVRRAALTTAARESGAGRPGGLPWVALRTEEKLAGLTRRWVGFRNRQLTRARKGRKLDGPWDRAYTAFWRTLRGDGAWRRLEPGLWDYELAYGPVVDELAPDLIHANDFRMLGVGARAKVRAAAAGRRVALVWDAHEYLPGVQPWRDNARWLPGNVAHEREYVPYADATTTVSGGLADLLRDEHGLAERPAVVLNAPAVDELPGDPTEPVPDIRARCGLGPDTPLLVYSGVAAAKRGLGVLVEALPRLPGAHVALVVNKPASAYVRGLVDRAGELGVADRLHVLPYVPHHQVVRFLAGAQVGVIPIQHWPNHEIALITKFFEYSHARLPLVVSDVRTMAETVRETGQGEVFRAEDVADFVRAVGAVLADPARYRAAYDRPGLLAGWTWEAQARVLDDVYTRLLPDAPPRPATPVVAAPASVEVGA; this is encoded by the coding sequence ATGGGATCTGACGGCACGACCGCAGCGGCGGACACCCGGGGACGGGTGGTCATGCTGGTGGACAACGGGGTCATCGGGGACTCCCGGGTGCAGAAGGCGGCGCGGTCCGCCGCCGACGCCGGTTGGGACGTCGTCCTGCTCGGGCGCGCGCCGGTGGGCCAGCCGCAGAGCTGGCGGCTCGGTGCCGCCGAGGTGCGCCTGATCCCCATGTCGGAGCCGCTGTCCCGCCGCCGGCACGAGTTCCGCCGCGCCTGGCTGCGGCGCCCGCTGGCGTACCCGCCGAGCGGCATCGCCGCGCACCGCACCCAGACGGTCCGGGCCTGGCGCGCCGACCTGGCCGTCCGCCGGGCGGCGCTGACCACCGCGGCCCGCGAGTCCGGCGCCGGCCGGCCCGGCGGCCTGCCCTGGGTCGCGCTGCGCACCGAGGAGAAGCTGGCCGGCCTGACCCGCAGATGGGTCGGGTTCCGCAACCGCCAGCTCACCCGGGCCCGCAAGGGTCGCAAGCTGGACGGCCCCTGGGACCGCGCCTACACCGCGTTCTGGCGGACGCTGCGCGGTGACGGCGCGTGGCGCCGGCTGGAGCCCGGCCTGTGGGACTACGAGCTGGCCTACGGCCCGGTCGTCGACGAGCTGGCGCCGGACCTGATCCACGCGAACGACTTCCGGATGCTCGGCGTCGGCGCCCGCGCGAAGGTCCGGGCCGCCGCGGCGGGCCGGCGGGTCGCGCTGGTGTGGGACGCCCACGAATACCTGCCCGGCGTGCAGCCGTGGCGGGACAACGCCCGCTGGCTGCCCGGCAACGTGGCGCACGAGCGGGAGTACGTGCCGTACGCCGACGCCACCACCACCGTCTCCGGCGGCCTGGCCGACCTGCTGCGCGACGAGCACGGGTTGGCCGAGCGCCCGGCCGTCGTGCTCAACGCCCCCGCGGTCGACGAGCTGCCCGGCGACCCGACCGAGCCGGTGCCGGACATCCGCGCCCGCTGCGGGCTCGGGCCGGACACCCCGCTGCTGGTCTACAGCGGCGTGGCCGCCGCCAAGCGGGGGCTGGGCGTGCTGGTCGAGGCGCTGCCCCGGCTGCCCGGCGCGCACGTCGCCCTGGTGGTCAACAAGCCCGCCTCGGCATACGTGCGGGGCCTGGTCGACCGCGCCGGCGAGCTGGGCGTGGCGGACCGGTTGCACGTGCTGCCGTACGTGCCGCACCACCAGGTGGTCCGGTTCCTCGCCGGCGCGCAGGTCGGCGTCATCCCGATCCAGCACTGGCCGAACCACGAGATCGCGCTGATCACCAAGTTCTTCGAGTACTCACACGCCCGCCTGCCGCTCGTCGTCTCCGACGTGCGCACCATGGCCGAGACCGTCCGGGAGACCGGCCAGGGCGAGGTGTTCCGCGCCGAGGACGTGGCCGACTTCGTCCGGGCGGTCGGCGCGGTGCTCGCCGATCCGGCGCGCTACCGCGCCGCGTACGACCGGCCGGGCCTGCTGGCCGGCTGGACCTGGGAGGCGCAGGCGCGGGTGCTCGACGACGTCTACACCCGGCTGCTGCCCGACGCGCCGCCCCGACCGGCCACGCCGGTGGTGGCGGCGCCGGCTTCGGTGGAGGTGGGCGCGTGA
- a CDS encoding glycosyltransferase → MTYLAIGFPPAAKSCAYRMRETANQFAAAGWDVTAVTIADEAWEREYGLDHTLSQGLDPHVRVVKLPLFRDDLETDIRAFTEQRALAHLDYLAELRKQNLKIFPEPVFGGWRPALEKALLQIHRERPVDLLVTTCAPYVNLSATWKLWETHRVPYVVDFRDGWSVDVINNGEAFPRESVSGQWEIKLLTDAIAIWNVNEPISRWYRERYPELAHKMRVVRNGYDAASIPADALPAPADRPLTFGYLGALNLPVPLLSAVLEGWRTARAEDPALAGARFEVRGHIGAAWARGDNAHAELLRAAADDGVVVGGSVPKAEVVDLYSRWDAVVLMVTGGRFMTSGKVYEYMATGMPVVSAHEADHDASTVLSTYPLWTGAVGLDPAELAGAFRRAAAMARAAGPDERAKARAEARQYAREEQLIPAVREVTDLVLGDGGPTGARPASTTGARVLAREGRS, encoded by the coding sequence ATGACCTACCTCGCCATCGGCTTCCCGCCGGCCGCCAAGAGCTGCGCCTACCGGATGCGCGAGACCGCCAACCAGTTCGCCGCGGCGGGCTGGGACGTGACCGCGGTCACCATCGCGGACGAGGCCTGGGAGCGCGAGTACGGGCTGGACCACACGTTGTCCCAGGGCCTCGACCCGCACGTCCGGGTGGTGAAGCTGCCGCTGTTCCGGGACGACCTGGAGACCGACATCCGCGCGTTCACCGAGCAGCGCGCGCTGGCTCACCTGGACTACCTGGCCGAGCTGCGCAAGCAGAACCTGAAGATCTTCCCGGAGCCGGTCTTCGGCGGCTGGCGCCCGGCGCTGGAGAAGGCGCTGCTCCAGATCCACCGGGAGCGGCCGGTCGACCTGCTGGTCACCACCTGCGCCCCGTACGTGAACCTCTCCGCCACCTGGAAGCTGTGGGAGACCCACCGGGTCCCGTACGTGGTGGACTTCCGCGACGGCTGGTCGGTCGACGTGATCAACAACGGCGAGGCGTTCCCCCGGGAGTCGGTCTCCGGGCAGTGGGAGATCAAGCTGCTCACCGACGCGATCGCCATCTGGAACGTCAACGAGCCGATCTCCCGCTGGTACCGCGAGCGCTACCCGGAGCTGGCGCACAAGATGCGGGTCGTGCGCAACGGCTACGACGCGGCCAGCATCCCGGCCGACGCCCTCCCCGCCCCCGCCGACCGGCCGCTGACCTTCGGCTACCTCGGCGCGCTCAACCTGCCGGTGCCGCTGCTGAGCGCCGTGCTGGAGGGCTGGCGCACGGCCCGCGCGGAGGATCCGGCGCTGGCCGGCGCCCGCTTCGAGGTCCGCGGCCACATCGGCGCCGCCTGGGCGCGCGGTGACAACGCGCACGCCGAGCTGCTCCGGGCCGCCGCCGACGACGGTGTGGTGGTCGGTGGCTCGGTGCCCAAGGCCGAGGTGGTGGACCTCTACTCCCGCTGGGACGCCGTGGTGCTGATGGTGACCGGCGGCCGGTTCATGACCTCCGGCAAGGTCTACGAGTACATGGCCACCGGGATGCCGGTGGTCTCCGCCCACGAGGCGGACCACGACGCCTCCACCGTGCTGTCGACGTACCCGCTCTGGACCGGCGCGGTCGGGTTGGACCCGGCCGAGCTGGCCGGCGCGTTCCGGCGGGCCGCCGCGATGGCCCGCGCCGCCGGGCCGGACGAGCGGGCGAAGGCCCGCGCCGAGGCCCGGCAGTACGCCCGCGAGGAGCAGCTCATTCCCGCCGTCCGCGAGGTCACCGATCTGGTCCTCGGCGACGGCGGGCCGACCGGCGCCCGGCCGGCGTCCACCACCGGCGCGCGCGTCCTGGCCCGGGAGGGTAGGTCATGA
- a CDS encoding CDP-glycerol glycerophosphotransferase family protein, with amino-acid sequence MFSRVRSQQGLAVVGVTFLGYGVMILAGALGLVIPYAIAAAVVLSGELALATRYADTAQLVAKAGVGLPFRRLVRDLSVALLVIAAVRPGLVGTVAVLLLPAALWVVAVGTTAVTKSVEGRVDPPAYTRNIDLGALRRVPTPPTWARRLAGLRLPLLNVLLVPAAVVAAAVDRVAPVVVTGLVTLVAGLVTAAVLALAALRGRGATPGVLPAVHDWLAREKPEVALYFAGPAKDVYQANMWLAPMEATGRRAVVLLRAADAFHQLADTRLPVICVPAGVDFMNLDLGSLRVALYAANVGANIHLLREPGVKHVFVGHGDSDKAASVNPYSKVYDEVWVAGPAGRERYARADVGVLDRDIVEVGRPQLAGVHTFGSGAPDHLFTVLYAPTWEGWLDDDPYHTSLVLMGERIVSGLLAAGNLRVVYKPHPLTGTRSPKAKAVHERVVARIRAAGGETDPSSLDGAAHLVVTGRTPSLFDCFNVTDLLVSDVSSVVSDFVQSERPYVVANPAGLPEDEFRRQFPTARAAYLLSADGGELAKILAVTRGGDDPMAEARRELKEYLLGPAGSNPMDRFRDEIGRLCG; translated from the coding sequence TTGTTCAGCAGAGTACGCAGCCAGCAGGGTCTCGCCGTGGTCGGCGTGACGTTCCTCGGGTACGGCGTCATGATCCTCGCCGGGGCCCTCGGGCTGGTGATCCCGTACGCGATCGCCGCGGCGGTCGTCCTGAGCGGTGAGCTGGCGCTGGCCACCCGGTACGCCGACACGGCGCAGCTCGTCGCCAAGGCCGGTGTCGGGCTGCCGTTCCGGCGGCTGGTCCGGGACCTGTCGGTGGCGCTGCTGGTGATCGCCGCGGTCCGCCCCGGCCTGGTGGGCACGGTCGCGGTGCTGCTGCTGCCGGCCGCGCTCTGGGTGGTGGCGGTCGGCACCACCGCGGTCACCAAGTCGGTCGAGGGCCGGGTCGACCCGCCGGCGTACACCCGCAACATCGACCTCGGCGCGCTGCGCCGGGTGCCGACGCCGCCGACCTGGGCGCGGCGGCTGGCCGGGCTGCGACTGCCGCTGCTCAACGTGCTGCTGGTGCCGGCGGCCGTGGTGGCCGCCGCGGTGGACCGGGTCGCCCCGGTGGTGGTCACCGGCCTGGTGACCCTGGTCGCCGGCCTGGTCACCGCCGCGGTGCTGGCGCTGGCCGCGCTGCGCGGCCGGGGGGCCACCCCGGGCGTGCTGCCCGCCGTGCACGACTGGCTGGCCCGGGAGAAGCCGGAGGTGGCCCTCTACTTCGCCGGCCCGGCCAAGGACGTCTACCAGGCCAACATGTGGCTCGCGCCGATGGAGGCGACCGGCCGGCGGGCGGTGGTGCTGCTGCGGGCCGCGGACGCGTTTCACCAGCTCGCCGACACCCGGCTGCCGGTGATCTGCGTGCCGGCCGGCGTCGACTTCATGAACCTCGACCTCGGTTCGCTCCGGGTCGCCCTCTACGCGGCGAACGTCGGCGCCAACATCCACCTGCTGCGCGAGCCAGGCGTGAAGCACGTCTTCGTCGGGCACGGCGACAGCGACAAGGCGGCCAGCGTCAACCCGTACAGCAAGGTGTACGACGAGGTGTGGGTGGCCGGTCCGGCCGGTCGGGAGCGGTACGCGCGGGCCGACGTCGGCGTGCTGGACCGCGACATCGTCGAGGTGGGCCGCCCGCAGCTCGCCGGCGTGCACACGTTCGGCTCGGGCGCCCCCGACCACCTGTTCACCGTGCTCTACGCCCCCACCTGGGAGGGGTGGCTGGACGACGACCCCTACCACACCTCGCTGGTGCTGATGGGGGAGCGGATCGTGTCCGGGCTGCTGGCCGCCGGGAACCTGCGGGTGGTCTACAAGCCGCACCCGCTGACCGGCACCCGGTCGCCGAAGGCGAAGGCGGTGCACGAGCGCGTCGTGGCCCGGATCCGCGCCGCCGGCGGAGAGACCGATCCGTCGTCGCTCGACGGCGCCGCGCACCTGGTGGTCACCGGGCGCACGCCGTCGCTGTTCGACTGCTTCAACGTCACCGACCTGCTGGTCAGCGACGTGTCCAGTGTGGTCTCCGACTTCGTGCAGAGCGAGCGGCCGTACGTGGTGGCCAACCCGGCCGGGCTGCCCGAGGACGAGTTCCGGCGGCAGTTCCCGACCGCCCGGGCGGCGTACCTGCTCTCCGCGGACGGCGGCGAGCTGGCCAAGATCCTGGCGGTGACCCGGGGCGGCGACGACCCGATGGCTGAGGCGCGAAGGGAGCTGAAGGAATACCTGCTCGGCCCGGCCGGGTCCAACCCGATGGACCGGTTCCGCGACGAGATCGGCCGGCTCTGCGGCTGA